The segment CGGCGATCGAGCGCGGGTGCGACCGCGGGACCGGTCGTCCGCTCCGCGCCCGCAGGTACGCTTTTCGACGAGCCGCGAGAGCCGCGCGATCGCTTTTTTCCCGTCGGCTCACGGACGCGTTTCGCGAAGGGGGCGGCATTGCGGCGAAAACACTGCTGGGGCCCGCGGCAGAAGCCTCGCGCTGGATGTAAATTGGTTGTTCAAGTTGAACCCTGAAATACCGATAGTTTGCGCGTTTAATTGTTGGTCGTTACTCAGAAACGGTGAATTTGCACCCGCTGCGCGATATCAAGGCTTTCGGCGCCTCACCGAAAGGGGGCGGGTGCGTTCGCGCTGGTCTGGCGGCGGCGTTGTTCGCGCCGGTGCGAAGCCCGGCGGCGGAACCGGTGCTGGCGGGATTCACCGGGAGCGGCTGGTGGCTGGCGGCCGCGTTGGTCGTTGCTGCAGCCGTGGTGACGTGGCTGATCACGAAAGCGATCGGGCGGCGCACCGCCGGTCAGGCGGGCCAGCTGAAGTCGCTGCTGGAGTTCGCCAACTGCCTGCTGTGGGAAGCGCGCGTGGAATTGCAGGGTGACGCGTTGAAGTGGGACGTCTCGCTGCAATCGACCGCGCTCGCGCAGCAGCTCTTCGGTCACCTGCCGCCGCGGCCCGACGAAGGACTGTGGGACCGCTTCGAGGTGCCGGAGCGCGAGGAGATGGAGGCCCGCTGCCGGACGGCACTGCGCGAGCGGCGTTCGCACTACGAACACCAATTCAGTTTCGTGCGCGAGGGCCGGCCGGTGTGGCTGCGGGAAAGCGTCACGGTCACGCCGGAGAGCGGCAATCGGTTTCACCTCGTCGGATTGGTGACGGACGTCACCCGCCAACGGGAGACGGAACTCGCGCGGCGCGCGAGCGAGGAGCGCGTGCGGCAACTGTTGTCGCGGTCGGACTGCATGCTGTGGGAAGCGCGCGTGCGGCAGGACGAGGCGGGGGCGTTTCACTGGGACTGGTTCATCCCGAAATCCGAACTCTACCGGAGACTGGTGGGCGAGGCAGGTGGGCCGAATCGGATGCCCTGGGATGCGTCGATCGTGCCGGAGTACGGCGAGATCGAGGCCCGCGCGAAGAGCGCGATGCGGGAAGGCCGTGACGGTTACGAGCAGGAGTTTCGGGTGGTGGCGAACAACTCCGTGTTGTGGATGCACGAGCAGGTGGTGGTCAAAGCGCTCAGCCCGCGCGAGTGGATGCTGCAGGGCGTCGTGATCGACATCACGGTGCAGCGGCAGGCGGAGGAATCGAAACGCGCGAGCGAGGCGCAGCTCCAGCAGGTGATGGGGACGGCGGATTTTCTTTTGTGGCACGCGCGGGTGTTTGTCGGACCGGATGGTCGAATGCAGTGGGTGTTGAACGTGCCGGGTTCGACGCTGTATCGCCGGCTGTTCGGACGGGATCCGCAGCACCCGCTGGCGCTGCCGTGGAATCAGCTGGTCAGCGCAGACGTGTATGCGCAGATGGACGCGCGGTCGGCGCATGCGATCAAAACAGGCGCCGAAGGTTACGAGCAGGAATTTCCGGCCCGCCGGGGCAGCGAGGAATTCTGGCTGCGCGAGCAGGCGACGATCCGGGCGGTGGGGCCCGGCGAGTGGCAGGTGGTGGGCATCGTCACCGACGCGACGACACGGCACCTGGCCGAGGAGGCGCGGTTGGCGAGCGAACGCGCGCTGCGGGAGATTCTCGAGCGCGCGGGCTGTCTGCTCTGGCGCGCGACGGTGATGCGGACCGAAGAGGGCGTGCGGTGGACGGAGTTTGAGATGCCGGCCTCGCGACTGAGCACGGAAATTTTTGGAGGGCGGATGCCGACGCGGTCGGACCAGCTGTGGGATTATGCGGAAGTGCCCGATCTGGCGCAGATGAACGTGGTGAGCACGCGGGCGCTGCTGTCGGGGTCGCAAGGTTACGAGCAGGAATTTCGGGCGGTACAGGGCGACCGGCTGTTCTGGTTGCACGAGCAGGTGGCGATCACGAAGACCGGGCCGGACGAATGGCACGCGGTGGGTGTGGTCACGGACGTGACGCAGCGCCACCTCGCCCAAGAGGCGCAGCGGCAAAGCGAAGTACGGCTCGAGGAGTTGCTGCGCACGGCCGACTGCCTGATCTGGCAAGGCGAGGTGTCACTGCGCAGCGATGGCACGCTCGAGTGGGTGTTGTATGTGCCGCGGTCGCGGCTGTTCCGCCGCATCTTCGGGCATGATCCGCAGGGCAAGGTGATCCGCTGGGACGAGGTGCGCGTGCCGGAGTTGCCGGAGATGCAGCGCACCGCGCGCATGGCGCTGTCGAGCGGCCATCCGGGCTATGAGCAGGTGTTCCACGTGCCGAAGCCGAATGGCGACATCTGGGTGACGGAGCAGGTGACGATCAGTCCGGCCGGTCCGCAACGGTGGAGCGTGGTCGGCGTGATTACCGACATCACGGCGCGGCGCGAGGCGGAGGAGGCGCGGCGGACCACCGAGGCGCAACTGCAGCAGATCCTCGAGCTGGCGGATTGCATGGTCTGGCAGGCGACCATCACGGAGCACGAAGACGGGGAACTGGACTGGAAATTGTTCACGCCGAATTCCGTGCTTTACCGCCGGTTGTTTGGCGACGGCGAAGGCGAGCCCGAGATGGGCTGGGACCGGCTCGATGTGCCGGAGCACGCGGAGATGCACGAGCGCGCCACCGCGGCGATTCGTCGGCGCGATCCCGGCTACGAGCAGGAGTTCCGGGTCGTGCTGCCGCAGGGCGTGGTCTGGCTGCGCGAAGTGGTGACGGTGACGGGCCTCGACGAGCACCGCTTCCGGCTCGTCGGCGTGATCACCGACATCACGGCGCAACGCGAGGCGCAGGAGGCGTATCGCGCGAGCGTGGCGCAGGTGGAGCAGATGCTGGTGGCGGCGGATTGCACGCTGTGGCAGGCGCGGGTGTTTGAGGTGGCGCCGCGGCAGTTGCGTTGGGTGATGTTTGTCCCGCGCTCGCGGTTGTACCGGGAGCTGTTCGGCCGCGATCCGTCCCCGCCGGCGGGGCTGCCCTGGACGGAGGTGACCGACGCGGCTACGCGGGCGGAGATCGACCGGCACGCGACGGAAGCGATCCTCGGCGAGCAGCCGGCCTATGAGCAGGAATTCCGCGCCCAACGCGGCGCGCGAGCGTTCTGGCTGCATGAGCAGGTGTCGATCACGCCGATCGGCCCCGGCGAGTGGCGGCTGGTGGGCGTGATGACCGACATGACGGCGCGACGCGAAGCCGAGCAGGCGGTACGGGCGTCGGAGCTGCGGTATCGCACGCTTTTCCAGCACATGCCCGTGGCGATCATTGAAATCGATTTTAGCGAAGTCGGGCGCTGGCTGGCGTCGGTGCGGGCGCGAGGCATCACCGACCTGAGCGCGTGGTTACGGGCGCATCCGCGGGAGTTGCTGCGGCCCGCGCGGTTGATTCGCGTGCTGGACTGCAACGATACCGCGATGGACGTGCTGCGCGCGACCGGCCCGAGCGACTTCCGCCGGCGGCGGATGCGGCTGGCCACGCCGGACATGATGGAGCTGGTGCGTTCGGCGATCCTGTGCCTGTGGGACGAGCGGAACACGCTCGAGGCCGAGGTGGAGATGCGCGACTTCGAAGGCGGCCTGCACGAGATGAACGTGCGATGGTGGATGGAGCTCACCGAGGAGGGGCTCGATTTCCGGCAATCGGTGCTGGTGCTCGTCGACCTCACCGAGCTCAAGCAGGCCGAGGCGGCGCTCGCGGCGGAGAAAGAGCGGCTCGCGGTGACGTTGCGCGCGATGGCGGAAGGCGTGATCACGACGGACGTCGAAGGTCGGGTGCAGTTCATCAACGACGCGGCGGTGTCGTTCACGCAGTGGGAAGCCAGCGCGGCGATCGGGCGGCCGGTGCAGGAGGTCTGCCTGCTCGAGAACGATCGCACCGGCGAACGCGTGGAGATGCCGGTCGCGCGGGTGGGCCGCGGCGACGTGGTGATGGATCTGCCGCCCCGCACACGGTTGGTGCGACGCGACGGCGCGAGCCGGCTGGTCGAAGGCTGCTGCGCGCCGATCCACTCGGCGGTGAGCAAGGTGATCGGGACGGTCTTCGTGTTCCGCGACGTGACGGAGCACGAGCGGCTCGAACAGGAGCTGGTCCGGGCGACGAAGCTGGAATCCGTCGGAATTCTCGCCGGCGGCATCGCGCACGATTTCAACAACATCCTGACGGCGGTGATGGGCAACGTGGCGCTGGCGGGACTCGACGTGGATCCCGAGTCGGAGGCCGCCCGCAGTCTGCGCGAAGCCGAGAAGGCTACGCTGCGGGCGCGCGATCTCACGCAGCAGCTGCTGACCTTCGCGAAGGGCGGCGAACCGGTGCGCGCGGCGGTGCAACTGGGCGGGACCGTGCACGAGATCGTCACGTTCACCCTGCACGGCTCGAAGGTGCGCGCGGCCTACGACATTCCGGACGATCTCTGGCCGGCCGACGTCGACAAGGGCCAGATCGGGCGCGTGGTTCAAAACCTCGTGCTCA is part of the Opitutus terrae PB90-1 genome and harbors:
- a CDS encoding PAS domain S-box protein, with product MNLHPLRDIKAFGASPKGGGCVRAGLAAALFAPVRSPAAEPVLAGFTGSGWWLAAALVVAAAVVTWLITKAIGRRTAGQAGQLKSLLEFANCLLWEARVELQGDALKWDVSLQSTALAQQLFGHLPPRPDEGLWDRFEVPEREEMEARCRTALRERRSHYEHQFSFVREGRPVWLRESVTVTPESGNRFHLVGLVTDVTRQRETELARRASEERVRQLLSRSDCMLWEARVRQDEAGAFHWDWFIPKSELYRRLVGEAGGPNRMPWDASIVPEYGEIEARAKSAMREGRDGYEQEFRVVANNSVLWMHEQVVVKALSPREWMLQGVVIDITVQRQAEESKRASEAQLQQVMGTADFLLWHARVFVGPDGRMQWVLNVPGSTLYRRLFGRDPQHPLALPWNQLVSADVYAQMDARSAHAIKTGAEGYEQEFPARRGSEEFWLREQATIRAVGPGEWQVVGIVTDATTRHLAEEARLASERALREILERAGCLLWRATVMRTEEGVRWTEFEMPASRLSTEIFGGRMPTRSDQLWDYAEVPDLAQMNVVSTRALLSGSQGYEQEFRAVQGDRLFWLHEQVAITKTGPDEWHAVGVVTDVTQRHLAQEAQRQSEVRLEELLRTADCLIWQGEVSLRSDGTLEWVLYVPRSRLFRRIFGHDPQGKVIRWDEVRVPELPEMQRTARMALSSGHPGYEQVFHVPKPNGDIWVTEQVTISPAGPQRWSVVGVITDITARREAEEARRTTEAQLQQILELADCMVWQATITEHEDGELDWKLFTPNSVLYRRLFGDGEGEPEMGWDRLDVPEHAEMHERATAAIRRRDPGYEQEFRVVLPQGVVWLREVVTVTGLDEHRFRLVGVITDITAQREAQEAYRASVAQVEQMLVAADCTLWQARVFEVAPRQLRWVMFVPRSRLYRELFGRDPSPPAGLPWTEVTDAATRAEIDRHATEAILGEQPAYEQEFRAQRGARAFWLHEQVSITPIGPGEWRLVGVMTDMTARREAEQAVRASELRYRTLFQHMPVAIIEIDFSEVGRWLASVRARGITDLSAWLRAHPRELLRPARLIRVLDCNDTAMDVLRATGPSDFRRRRMRLATPDMMELVRSAILCLWDERNTLEAEVEMRDFEGGLHEMNVRWWMELTEEGLDFRQSVLVLVDLTELKQAEAALAAEKERLAVTLRAMAEGVITTDVEGRVQFINDAAVSFTQWEASAAIGRPVQEVCLLENDRTGERVEMPVARVGRGDVVMDLPPRTRLVRRDGASRLVEGCCAPIHSAVSKVIGTVFVFRDVTEHERLEQELVRATKLESVGILAGGIAHDFNNILTAVMGNVALAGLDVDPESEAARSLREAEKATLRARDLTQQLLTFAKGGEPVRAAVQLGGTVHEIVTFTLHGSKVRAAYDIPDDLWPADVDKGQIGRVVQNLVLNAVQAMPEGGTVSIALRNERIEGYSQVALAPGDYVRIAIADTGVGIPPEHLPRIFDPYFSTKPMGSGLGLAAVYSIVNKHRGGIDVKSQVGKGSTFTIWLPASHDQAADESPNMPVTRTTVLKGRVLFMDDEEPIREMAVFLLRRLGMEVECAADGAEAVHKYEEARAAGNPFALVIMDLTVPGGMGGREAIGQLRALDPNVRAVVSSGYSSDPVLANYREHGFCGVVAKPYEVADLARVLRSVLGGSNGVAE